The following proteins are encoded in a genomic region of Doryrhamphus excisus isolate RoL2022-K1 chromosome 6, RoL_Dexc_1.0, whole genome shotgun sequence:
- the parvaa gene encoding parvin, alpha a has protein sequence MASSPQKSPSSPKSPTTPKSPSSRKKDDSFLGKLGGTLARRKKAKEVSELQEEGINAINLPLSPTYYELDPEDTMLEENEVRTMVDPNSKNDRKLQELMKVLIDWINDVLVGERIIVKDLAEDLYDGQVLQKLFEKLEGEKLNVAEVTQSEIAQKQKLQTVLERINDSLKLSTRNIRWNVDSVHAKSIVAILHLLVALSQHFRAPIRLPDHVSIHVVVVQKREGILQSKQIQEEITGNTEAFSGRHERDAFDTLFDHAPDKLNVVKKTLITFVNKHLNKLNLEVSELETQFADGVYLVLLMGLLEGYFVPLYNFFLTPENFDQKVHNVSFSFELMQDGGLERPKPRPEDIVNCDLKSTLRVLYNLFTRYRNVD, from the exons ATGGCTTCTTCTCCTCAAAAGTCACCGTCTTCTCCCAAATCCCCGACGACGCCTAAATCCCCCTCTTCCAGAAAGAAAGATGACTCTTTCCTGGGAAAACTTGGTGGGACTTTGGCAAGGAGAAAGAAAGCTAAAGAAG TGTCGGAGCTTCAGGAAGAGGGAATAAATGCCATCAACCTTCCTCTCAGTCCCACCTACTATGAGCTGGACCCTGAGGACACCATGCTAG AGGAGAACGAGGTGAGGACCATGGTGGATCCAAACTCCAAGAACGACCGCAAACTGCAGGAGTTGATGAAG GTGTTGATCGACTGGATAAATGATGTTCTTGTTGGAGAGAGGATCATCGTGAAGGATCTGGCTGAAGATCTATATGATGGACAGGTGCTTCAGAAACTATTTG AAAAGCTGGAAGGGGAGAAACTCAATGTGGCAGAGGTGACCCAGTCAGAGATTGCCCAAAAACAGAAGCTGCAGACAGTTTTAGAACGCATCAACGACTCCCTCAAACTGTCCACCAGGAACATACGCTGGAATGTTGACT CGGTTCACGCAAAGAGCATCGTCGCCATTCTGCACCTGCTGGTGGCGTTGTCGCAACACTTCAGAGCACCAATCAGATTGCCAGACCATGTTTCCATTCACGTAGTCGTGGTCCAG AAAAGAGAGGGCATCCTCCAATCCAAACAAATTCAAGAAGAAATCACTGGCAACACAGA GGCTTTCTCTGGACGACATG AGCGCGATGCTTTCGACACCCTGTTCGACCACGCTCCGGATAAACTGAATGTTGTCAAAAAG ACGCTGATCACATTTGTGAACAAACACTTGAACAAGCTTAACTTGGAGGTGTCGGAATTGGAAACACAG TTTGCAGACGGTGTTTATCTGGTGTTACTGATGGGGCTGCTGGAGGGATATTTTGTGCCACTCTACAACTTCTTCCTCACACCTGAAAATTTCGACCAAAAG GTACATAATGTGTCCTTCTCCTTTGAGCTGATGCAGGATGGAGGTCTGGAGCGACCAAAGCCAAGGCCAGAGG atATAGTGAACTGTGACCTTAAGTCAACCCTGCGTGTCCTCTACAACCTCTTCACCAGGTACAGGAATGTAGACTGA